A DNA window from Halococcus salifodinae DSM 8989 contains the following coding sequences:
- a CDS encoding RNA-guided endonuclease InsQ/TnpB family protein, translating into MVDEYVRRTAVTRLSVRDEQRELLEATIDAYRDGCQIAADIAWPEKKSKRDIHPLAYDSIRNDTELTSQHAILATHQAAEAIASCHERRSKGLKTSKPVFTAPTVTYDTRTMTLFEDDTVSLSTVGGRIRCPLVLPEDDDGYQWQFIENERWEMTESTLTARDGAYYLHMGFRRFRTEREREANQETAEDGTVLGVDVGVNNLAVTSTGLFVSGGELTHWQNEYEKRRGSLQRTGTRWAHENIQSVGRKENGRCTILLHEASNVILEEARENDCTHLAFEDLTDIRERLPHATWHHRWAFRKLFAFVSYKAVEDGITVRQVNPQYTSRKCSYTDCGFTHVDNRDGDSFECLKCGYAIDADYNAAKNIAVKYAKKLRRSHMPSDGGVSVDIPLNSGSLTVEGSTTVVVA; encoded by the coding sequence GTGGTTGATGAGTACGTTCGTCGCACCGCCGTCACACGCCTCTCAGTGAGGGACGAGCAACGCGAGTTGCTCGAAGCGACCATTGACGCCTACCGCGACGGCTGTCAGATAGCGGCGGACATAGCGTGGCCCGAAAAGAAATCCAAACGCGACATACACCCGCTCGCCTATGACAGCATCCGCAACGATACTGAGCTGACGAGCCAGCACGCGATTCTCGCCACACACCAAGCCGCCGAAGCCATTGCGAGCTGTCACGAGCGACGATCGAAGGGGCTGAAAACGTCGAAACCTGTGTTCACGGCCCCGACCGTCACCTACGACACGCGGACCATGACGCTGTTCGAGGACGACACCGTGTCGCTCTCGACGGTCGGCGGTCGTATCCGCTGTCCACTCGTTCTCCCAGAGGACGACGACGGCTACCAGTGGCAGTTCATCGAGAACGAGCGGTGGGAGATGACCGAAAGCACGCTCACTGCCCGCGACGGCGCGTACTACCTCCACATGGGCTTTCGTCGGTTCCGTACCGAACGGGAGCGCGAAGCCAACCAAGAGACCGCCGAGGACGGAACGGTTCTCGGGGTCGACGTGGGTGTGAACAACCTCGCTGTCACATCGACAGGGTTGTTCGTTTCGGGCGGCGAACTCACTCACTGGCAGAACGAGTACGAAAAACGGCGCGGGTCACTCCAACGGACGGGAACTCGCTGGGCACATGAGAACATCCAGTCGGTCGGGCGAAAAGAGAACGGACGATGCACGATCCTCCTGCACGAAGCATCGAATGTCATCCTCGAAGAAGCCCGCGAGAACGACTGCACACACCTCGCGTTCGAGGATCTGACCGACATTCGAGAGCGCCTGCCACACGCGACGTGGCACCACCGCTGGGCGTTTCGCAAGCTGTTCGCGTTCGTCTCATACAAGGCCGTTGAGGACGGTATCACGGTTCGACAGGTGAACCCACAGTACACCTCACGGAAGTGTTCGTACACCGACTGTGGATTCACTCACGTGGACAACCGCGACGGGGATTCGTTCGAGTGCCTGAAATGCGGCTACGCCATCGACGCCGACTACAATGCCGCCAAGAACATCGCCGTGAAGTACGCGAAGAAACTCCGTCGGTCGCACATGCCGTCCGATGGAGGGGTATCCGTAGACATACCCTTGAACAGCGGGTCACTGACGGTCGAAGGATCAACCACGGTTGTGGTCGCATGA
- a CDS encoding lipopolysaccharide biosynthesis protein, which produces MSLQSVVQRLRSALRPGGSLAERAVTGGVWVALTNIIDRALQLGMVLLVARLIGPDSYGVMALALVVMSALTKLSRLGIDAALIQREEADVDAYLDTVWVMQNARSLLIAAVLFALAPIVASPLVFDEPQLTGVLRVLALSPVLSGLQNPALLYLKKDLRFDKQFVYTLSGTVFYVTVAVGYAFATRSVWALVFGLVASDAARLVVSYLIVDYRPWPRFDLDHARELFGYGKWIFASGIVLFLIMEGDDAFVGWYLGTAVVGLYQLAYRVSNAPATEVTQTISSVVFPTYAKLQSEDRRLRDGFYKTVQLTTFVSFPVAVGIAAIAPTFVDAFLTEEWGPMVPMIQLLAAWGLLRSLGATTGPLFQAVGRPDFATKIQFGKLVVIAVFIYPATAAYGAVGTALVIVGNSLLFSEPVSSYLAVQVVDGSYAELLRLLAYPALASAVMGGAVLALRESLVVGSAVLELVVLVVAGVAVYAALVLGLERYSGYDSVSLCRRMVETVVS; this is translated from the coding sequence GTGTCCCTCCAAAGCGTCGTGCAGCGCCTCCGGAGCGCACTCCGGCCGGGCGGCAGTCTCGCGGAGCGCGCTGTCACGGGCGGAGTCTGGGTCGCGCTCACGAACATTATCGACCGCGCGCTCCAGCTCGGGATGGTGCTGCTGGTCGCGCGGCTGATCGGCCCCGATTCCTACGGCGTGATGGCGCTCGCGCTGGTGGTGATGAGCGCGCTGACCAAGCTCTCACGACTCGGAATCGACGCCGCGCTGATCCAGCGCGAAGAAGCCGATGTCGACGCGTATCTTGACACGGTGTGGGTGATGCAGAACGCCCGGAGCCTCCTCATCGCTGCCGTGCTGTTCGCGCTCGCGCCGATAGTTGCGTCTCCGCTCGTCTTCGACGAGCCACAGCTCACGGGTGTCCTCCGGGTGCTTGCGCTCTCACCGGTGCTCTCGGGCCTCCAGAACCCCGCGCTGCTGTATCTCAAGAAGGACCTCCGGTTCGACAAGCAGTTCGTCTACACCCTCTCGGGCACCGTCTTCTACGTCACGGTGGCGGTCGGCTACGCGTTCGCCACCCGATCGGTGTGGGCGCTCGTGTTCGGCCTGGTCGCGAGCGACGCCGCGCGGCTCGTCGTCTCGTATCTGATCGTCGACTATCGGCCGTGGCCCCGGTTCGACCTCGATCACGCGCGCGAACTGTTCGGCTACGGCAAGTGGATCTTCGCTTCGGGGATCGTCCTCTTCCTCATCATGGAGGGCGACGACGCGTTCGTGGGCTGGTATCTCGGAACGGCGGTCGTCGGCCTCTACCAGCTCGCCTACCGGGTCTCGAACGCGCCCGCGACCGAGGTCACCCAGACGATTTCGAGCGTGGTCTTTCCGACCTACGCGAAGCTCCAGAGCGAGGACCGACGCCTCCGCGATGGGTTCTATAAAACCGTGCAGCTCACCACGTTCGTCTCCTTTCCTGTCGCAGTGGGGATCGCCGCGATCGCGCCCACGTTCGTCGACGCCTTTCTCACCGAGGAGTGGGGGCCGATGGTGCCGATGATCCAGCTGCTCGCGGCGTGGGGACTCCTCCGCTCGCTCGGTGCGACCACCGGTCCGCTGTTTCAGGCCGTGGGCCGGCCCGACTTCGCCACCAAGATCCAGTTCGGGAAGCTCGTCGTGATCGCGGTGTTCATCTACCCCGCGACCGCGGCCTACGGCGCGGTCGGGACCGCGCTCGTGATCGTCGGTAACTCACTGCTCTTCTCCGAGCCGGTGTCGTCGTATCTCGCAGTTCAGGTAGTCGACGGGAGCTACGCCGAACTCCTCCGGTTGCTCGCGTACCCCGCGCTCGCGAGCGCCGTCATGGGCGGCGCGGTCCTTGCCCTCCGTGAATCTCTCGTGGTTGGGTCGGCCGTGCTCGAACTCGTTGTCCTGGTCGTCGCGGGCGTCGCGGTCTACGCCGCGCTCGTGCTCGGCCTCGAACGCTACTCGGGCTACGACAGCGTCAGCCTCTGTCGTCGGATGGTCGAAACCGTCGTTTCCTGA
- a CDS encoding sugar phosphate nucleotidyltransferase, whose protein sequence is MSLRTAAVLAAGEGNRLRPLTHNRPKPMLPAANRPVLEYVFDALIDAGIEEIVVVIGYKRDRVQEHFGPTYDDVPLQYVTQEKQLGSGHALLEAQSVIDEPFLVVNGDRVIESGLVRDVIGEFEAHPDAAATLGVLEHRDARQYGAVALHEGRIEEIVEKPDSDDYRLINAGVYAFRTSIFESIKGTERRDGELQLPDTLAGLIDAGEAVRGVQVDGLSPHATYPWDLLTVTREILARGRVDEPAREQGVWVDDTSLVHDDATLQAPVVVGPDCEVGPGAVVGPDVALGRNVTVEANATVERSVLDTDTRIGPGSTILDCVTGQDVTLGAANTIPGGPADVRIDTQVYEEQPLGAVVADRVHAGGAVTLAPGTLVGPGVRLHTGVRARGRIEADAEVLG, encoded by the coding sequence ATGAGCCTTCGTACAGCCGCCGTCCTCGCGGCCGGTGAGGGAAACCGACTGCGCCCCCTGACGCACAACCGCCCCAAGCCGATGCTCCCCGCGGCGAACAGACCGGTGTTGGAGTACGTCTTCGACGCGCTGATCGACGCCGGGATCGAGGAGATCGTGGTCGTGATCGGGTACAAGCGCGACCGCGTTCAGGAACACTTCGGTCCGACGTACGACGACGTCCCGCTCCAGTACGTCACCCAGGAAAAACAGCTCGGCAGCGGCCACGCGCTGCTCGAAGCCCAGTCGGTCATCGACGAGCCGTTTCTCGTGGTCAACGGCGATCGCGTGATCGAGTCCGGGCTCGTCAGAGACGTGATCGGCGAGTTCGAGGCCCACCCCGACGCCGCAGCGACACTCGGGGTGCTCGAACATCGCGACGCCCGCCAGTACGGTGCGGTCGCGCTCCACGAAGGCCGGATCGAGGAGATCGTCGAGAAACCCGATTCGGACGACTACCGCCTGATCAACGCGGGCGTCTACGCGTTCCGGACCTCGATCTTCGAGTCGATCAAGGGCACCGAACGTCGGGACGGCGAACTCCAACTGCCCGACACGCTCGCGGGGCTGATCGACGCGGGTGAGGCCGTCCGCGGCGTTCAGGTCGACGGCCTCTCGCCACACGCCACGTATCCGTGGGACCTGCTGACCGTGACCCGAGAGATCCTCGCACGCGGCCGGGTCGACGAACCCGCACGCGAGCAGGGCGTCTGGGTCGACGACACATCGCTCGTCCACGACGATGCGACGCTTCAGGCCCCCGTAGTAGTAGGGCCGGACTGCGAGGTAGGCCCCGGCGCGGTCGTGGGGCCGGACGTCGCGCTCGGACGTAACGTAACGGTGGAGGCGAACGCTACCGTCGAACGGAGCGTGCTCGACACCGACACCCGGATCGGTCCCGGAAGCACGATCCTGGACTGCGTGACGGGCCAGGACGTCACGTTGGGTGCGGCGAACACGATCCCCGGTGGACCGGCCGACGTGCGGATCGACACCCAGGTGTACGAGGAGCAGCCGCTCGGGGCGGTGGTCGCCGACCGGGTCCACGCGGGCGGGGCGGTCACGCTCGCGCCGGGGACGCTCGTCGGTCCAGGTGTACGGCTCCATACCGGGGTCCGTGCGCGCGGTCGGATCGAGGCGGACGCGGAGGTGCTCGGCTGA